ACGTTTTTTCCGAAAGAATAAAGATTGGCGATTGGGTGGTTTTAAAAGTCAGGGGTTTATATGAAAAGATAGATGAACATCTTGGCGGACCCTATGTATCATTCGCTTTTTACGATGAAAAAACCGGAAGAAGGTATTTTATTGACGGAGCTGTGTTTTCTCCCGGAGATGAAAAGCTAAAATATCTCAGAACACTTGAACTGATGGCTAAAAGTTTTCGTACAAAAGATTGAAATATTGTAAATTCAGAATCATAAATTATTAGCAATAAGGAACGAAAATATGAACGATAAATTACATTTAGTAGCAATTCTTTCCGGAAGCGTGTCAGACGCAGAAAATGTGAAAGCCACCGAAGAATATTTGGATTATTTTGGCGTTAGCTACGAATCTAAAGTTCTGTCTGCTCATCGAAATCCGACTGATGTGGCAGAATATGTGTCGAAAGCTCGCTCAAAGGGATTCAAGTGTATAATCGCACAGGCGGGGATGGCAGCGCATCTTGCAGGTGTAGTAGCCGCGCATACAACTTTGCCCGTTATCGGAGTGCCGCTGTCAAGTTCACATTTAAACGGAATAGATGCATTGTATTCCACTGTTCAGATGCCGGCGGGAATTCCCGTGGCAACTATGGCGATTGGAAAAGCGGGAGCAAAAAATGCGGCGATATTCGCAGTTGAAATATTGGCGGTTGACGATGAAAATTTACAAGACAAACTTAAAGAATTCAGGGCAAAAGGCGCAAAACTTTAAACGATGAAAATCGGGCTTATAGGAAATATTGTGCTTGATGAAATCAGGACTATTGATGGCACAGTCACAAAAAGTTGGGGCGGCGCATTCTATAGCATCGCTACATTCCATAAATTACTTAAAGAGGGTGAAACGTTATTGCCCGCTACTCCAGTCGGTTATGATATTTGGGATAATGTAATTTTAGATTTAAGTATGATGGACAGGATTGACACATCAGCGCTCCATCGTTCGGAGTTTCCTAACAATAAAGTGAATTTGAGATATAAAAATGAAAATGAACGGGTGGAAATTGCTCAAGATATTCTGCCGCCAATGGAGTTCGAAGACCTCCAACCGATAATGAATACAGATGCTATCCTCATAAATTTTATTTCCGGGTTTGAAATGGGCTTGCAGGTGCTGCGCCGGTTAAGAGAAAATTACGACGGACTGATGTTTTTGGATATTCACAGTCTTTTGTTAGGGATTGATAAAAAAGGTATCCGGTTTCCTCAAGCGCTTCCGAAGTGGCGGGATTGGGCAGAAAATTTTGATTGTGTCCAAATGAACTCGGTAGAAGCGGAAAATTTAGTGAATGGCGAATCTACTTATTTTGCGATTCAGGAACTCGCCGAAGATATGGTGAGAAACGGGATAAAAGTGGTAAATATCACGCTCGGCTCCGAAGGCTCTCTTGTTGTTTGCAGAGAGGGTAAAAACATTAAATCCAGCTATATCCCAGCTGCGATAACAGGTGATTTGGTTGATCCAACCGGTTGCGGCGATGCGTATGGGGCAGCTTTTGCATTAGAATATTTAAGGGGATCAGGCATTATCAAATCAGCTGAGACAGCAAATATTGTGGCAGGAGCGGTTAGCAGAATGAGCGGTGTGGAAGGTATACTCTCTGCGGATTTGAATCGTATTACGGGAACTGATGGATAGCAAATATCAGGATAAAATGAGAGTTTTAGTTTTTGGAGCTAACGGTCTTCTCGGTCAGAAGCTGTTGGCTGAAATGAATAGTTCTTACCAGATAATTGCCGTCGGAAAAGGAAAAAAGACCTATAAGAATTCGAAAAATATTGATTATCATCAAGGAGATATTACGGATTCCGGAAGGGTAAATGAAATTATCAGATCAACCAATCCGGGAGTGATAGTTAACGCAGCTGCATATACAAATGTAGATGGCTGTGAGGCGAACAAAGAAAATTGCTGGAAGACAAACGTTGAGGGAGTTGAAAATATCGTTAAGGTTGCAAGACATGTGAACGCAAAATTAATCCATATTTCAACAGATTACGTTTTTGATGGTGAAGACGGGCCGTATCCTGAAGAGGCTTTGCCTTCGCCCGCCTGCTATTATGGACGGTCAAAACTTGCATCGGAAAATGTTATCAACGGCTCAAGCATCAAATATGCGATTATCAGAACGAACGTACTATATGGAAATGCCGTACCCGCCAGGGCAAGTTTCGTTAGTTGGGTTCAAAAGGAATTATCACAGGGGAATAAAATCAGAGTTGTAAACGACCAGTTCAGTAACCCCACTTTAGCTAATGATCTCGCGGCTTGCATATTGCGAATTATCCAATTGGAGGCTGAGGGATTGTTTAATTACGCAGGCGCAGATTATCTGAACCGATTTGAATTCGCGCAGATAATCGCCGATAAGTTTGATTATCCTCAGGAGTTAATATTTCCCATAAAAACCGAAGACCTTGGTCAGATTGCCAACAGACCCAAAAAAGCCGGATTGCGAACCGAAAAGGCAAGAGACACACTCGGGCTGAAAATACTCGGGATTGCACATGGAATGGATATAATGATTTCGGAGATGAATGGATGAATGTATTAGTAATTATACCCACATATAATGAATCGGATAATATCTTGAAAACAATAGAGCTGGTTTTCGAATTTGCTCCGGATGTCGATGTGTTGGTTGTAGATGACAATTCGCCTGATAAAACGGGTAATTTGGTTAAAAAACTTATGAAAACCGAAAAACGGGTGACTCTGATGGCGCGTGAGAAAAAGGAAGGTTTGGGTACGGCTTATGTGGCCGGATTTAAATACGCTCTTGAGAGAGATTATGATAGGATTATCGAAATGGATGCGGATCTTTCACACGATCCGGCTGAAATACCTAACTTTATCGAAGCGAGTAAAGATGCTGATGTGGTTGTAGGTTCGCGATATCTCAACGGAGTAAATGTCGTTCATTGGCCAATCAGA
This window of the Candidatus Neomarinimicrobiota bacterium genome carries:
- a CDS encoding polyprenol monophosphomannose synthase, whose amino-acid sequence is MNVLVIIPTYNESDNILKTIELVFEFAPDVDVLVVDDNSPDKTGNLVKKLMKTEKRVTLMAREKKEGLGTAYVAGFKYALERDYDRIIEMDADLSHDPAEIPNFIEASKDADVVVGSRYLNGVNVVHWPIRRLLLSYSANIYSRVITGIPLNDTTSGFKCFRREVLEAVDLDAVHSGGYSFQLEMNFRAWCKGFKVVEIPIIFVDRTLGRSKMNFSIMVEAAKVVWQLKYQHLTGKLG
- the rfbD gene encoding dTDP-4-dehydrorhamnose reductase; this encodes MDSKYQDKMRVLVFGANGLLGQKLLAEMNSSYQIIAVGKGKKTYKNSKNIDYHQGDITDSGRVNEIIRSTNPGVIVNAAAYTNVDGCEANKENCWKTNVEGVENIVKVARHVNAKLIHISTDYVFDGEDGPYPEEALPSPACYYGRSKLASENVINGSSIKYAIIRTNVLYGNAVPARASFVSWVQKELSQGNKIRVVNDQFSNPTLANDLAACILRIIQLEAEGLFNYAGADYLNRFEFAQIIADKFDYPQELIFPIKTEDLGQIANRPKKAGLRTEKARDTLGLKILGIAHGMDIMISEMNG
- the purE gene encoding 5-(carboxyamino)imidazole ribonucleotide mutase, translated to MNDKLHLVAILSGSVSDAENVKATEEYLDYFGVSYESKVLSAHRNPTDVAEYVSKARSKGFKCIIAQAGMAAHLAGVVAAHTTLPVIGVPLSSSHLNGIDALYSTVQMPAGIPVATMAIGKAGAKNAAIFAVEILAVDDENLQDKLKEFRAKGAKL